aagataaCTTTTGACCACAAAATAAGGCCAGTCTCATCAGATTTGGTCTAATTATCTATATAAGTGCAGTAACTTAAATTTGTGTTACTGGAAATTCGTGAGGCATCTCAGATTGGCCTTTAAAGGCCAACGAATTTGCTCTCCTCCTGAGAAGCTACAGGGaggtactgtacagcatggtgacataGTTGATAaactatattgtatatttgaaagtcacaaagagaatagattttttttcttttagggccacacccatggcatatggaagtttccaggctaggggttgaaatcggagctacagctgctggcctacaccccagagaatagatttttctttggcctcacccatgacatgcagaagttctggggccgggGATGAAGCACACACCACAGctttaaccagagccacagcagtgatgacgccagatccttagcctgctgagccacgagggaactcccaagagagtagatttaaaaagttctctttgtggagttccctgaaGGCCTAGTGGTCAGGATTCAAGGTGCTTTCATCACTATGGCCCGgagttcaatcccttgtctgggaactaagatcccacatcaagctgatgcacatgcagccaaaaaaacagttcctatcacaataaaaaaaatcttgaactATGTGTCATAATACTGGACGTTTGACTTCTTGTGGTGATCGTTTTGCAATGgtacaaatatcaaataattatgttgtacacctgaagctaatataatgttatatgtcagttgtatctcaatgaaggaaataataataaactctTGGTCATGTGTCAAAAGTAAACACAGAAACACCAAACTCACTTGTCCAGAGATTAAAGGACCCTTCTTCCAACTGGGCACAAGATTCCAAATTGATTTGAGCTTAAGATGGgcaaaaaatactagcaaaatatattttctgttgtcTCTGATCAGAAGTACATCTCTGTAAACCATTAATCCAGGAAAGAAATTACCAAATTGTGAGACAATAAAACCAAATTCTCAGTCATTGATGCCATCAATGATTATTGGCTATGgaagaaccaaaacaaaaagcaaaagcaaaattagTAGAGAGGAAAATCAaaccagaaaaacagaatgtCTTCAAAGCTCTATTGCCCTTTAGATTCACCTCTGGGGGCCAAAAAAAACATACTTGGTAACTGCACTCACGATGCCATTTACCTCTGGGGGCAAATCTGTTGGACATCTTGACAAAGACTTCCTAAACTGTTAAAAGATCATTTTCAGAGAAGAGTGAAATGATGATGgtcatatgtaaataaaaataaactcaagttaAAGTTTTAATTCACTAACAAGAAGCTGGTGCGGTTCCAGAGAGACTCAAAGAAAGAAGATCTGTAGATCAGGAACATTGAAGGGAATGTGCAAATGGAGGCAAGACTGACTGGCCTCTTCCACAGTGGGAGAGGCAGTCAGTCAAAACTCCCCTGGTCAGAATTCACATTTGCATAGACAAGAATGACACTGCATTGCCACCAGTCATCCACAGAGTTAGCAAATAACTCCCAGAGAATCAGAATCAGGAAATGTGGAAGGGTGTGCTATAGATGAGGCATCGTTTTCTGCTAGAACCCAAAACTTCCTCAGAGTCGCTCTTATTCAAATTAGGAGAACCATTTAGGTGCACTTTGAACCAATCCCTATGGTCCATTAGCAACTTAAACCAGCCTGTAGAGTTCCaaccacttttcttttcttcccaagtCACTCAAACAGCAGGGTACTGCAGGGGTGGAGAGCGCCAGTTTTAGTCTGAACTGGATTTAAAcaccagcccccatcctgcaGTAGCTGTGAGATGCTAGTCAATATTTAACTTTGCAGTTTTCCCACCTGTGAAACTGGAAGAAGATACCAACCATATAGAGTATGTGTGAGAAACTAAAATAATGTGCGTAGAGCACTAAGCACCATGCTTAGAAGACATAAAAGTATTTAACAAAGTCGTAGCCAGCAACTCTATGGCACTTGGTAATTAAaatgccaaattatttttttacagatgGGCAGTTCTTGTGGTCATCCCCAGAGAGGCATAACCACAACGATCCTTTACATTTGATGGCAAATAGGACACTTTCACACTATCTTATTTTAGCCTGTGTTCAAGTGAAGATTATAGATTGTAGTCAGCAAACATAAATATGTGCCTGTGTTTTTCACAAGAAGTGTCCATGAGAGAATCTGCATTCCCTCAAAACTAATTGTCCATAGATATTAACTCTAATTACACATCAAATTGTTTACTAAGTCATGTCCACCGGCAGCCATTTAGCGTATCAAGGCTGTGCTTATGGTAGTTGCAgtgatgaacccagctagtatccatgaggatgcttgttcgatccctggccttgctcagtgggttgagtatcctgtgttgctgtgagctatggtgtaggttgcagatgtggctcgggtcccccCGTTActaggctgtggtataggctgccagtttgcagctctgattcgacccctagcctgggaacttccatatgcagcaggtgtggccctgaaaagcaaaacaaaacaaaaaagaaaacaaaaagattgtGCTTGTGGGGCCCGGCAAAGTGATTAATTCTGCACAGTTGTccttgaattttctaatttttaaaaaactgtacttATAAATAGATCTAAGTAAAACAGATAACCCATAGAAAATAGCCATTAATATTGATACATGAAAAACCTGATTCAGCTCAAATGCTAACTCTGTAGCTGATAATGGTCAGATCTTAAGGGTATAAGTTGTTGgggtttccttgtggtgcagtgggctaaggaactgGCCTTGTCACTACAGCATCTTGGGTAGCTGGTACTTGGTATGCATTTGATCCTTgtcctgggaacttgtgcatgctgggggcgcagccaaagaaaaaaggatatatgttGTTACAGGCAATATAGTGCAGTGGCCCAGAGCATGGGCTTTGAGGTCAGCCTGCCTGGGTTGCAATTCTTCCTCCATCCATGATTAACTGTGCAACCTCAAATAAGTAATTAACGTAATCAGCTCAGTTTCCTCTTCAGTAAAAAGTAGATAATGagagagttctcatcgtggctcagccagttaagaaccagctatagtattcacgaggatgagggttcaatccctggcctcactcagtgggttagggatctggcattgctgtgagctgtggcgtaggttgcagacgcggctcagatcccctgtagtgtaggccagcagctgcagttctgatttgacccctagcctgggaacctccatatgccgcaggtatggccctcaaaaagggggagaaagaagAATTGAGCTAGCATTTCAGTTTACTACCAGACTATTACATGACGTAACAGAACAATACTAAATGCCGCAATAGTCTTAAAATATCTGGAGCAGTGCCTGATacacagtaagcactcagtaaatgttgattACTTTTATTGGGCTGATGGCACAGTTAAGACGAGAGAGGTGACCACTTTTGTAGTTGATATTTGAGGCTGTCCTGAATATCCTGTATCTTTACTTTGTTATAGTCGGATGAATCCTTGTCTATTTTTAAGGAAGCTTCCACCGACCCTATCAGAGTGCTCAGCTGGCTCCGCAGAGACCTGGAAAAAAGCACAGCAGGGTTTCAGGACGTTAGGTTCAAGCCCGGAGAATCATCGTTTGGCGGGGAAATGGTCAACTGGACAGACCCCCATAAAGGTTTCTGTGTGGACTATTACAACACCACCGCCAAGGGCAATCCAGGGAGATTGCATTTTGAGATGACTCACAGAGAGAACCCTTCCCAGGGGCCCAGTGCCCAAGTGGGTAACGGGAGCTCAGTGGACGAAGTGTCCTTCTACGCCAACCGCCTCACCAACCTCGTCATAGCCATGGCCCGCAAGGAGATCAATGAGAGGATTGACGGCTTCGAGAAGAAGTGTGTCCACCAGTCAGTGTACCTGGGGGAGGAACCCGCACCCAACAAAAGCCTGAGCAAGGTGGCCTCAGAGCTGGTCAACGAGACCGTCTCTACATGTTCCAATAATGCCACTTCGGATAAGACTCCCGGCTCCGGGGACAGAGCCTCAGGATCCTCACAGAACGCCCCAAATTTGAAGTACAAAAGCACTTTGAAGATCAAGGAGAGCACCAAGGGAAGCAGGGGCCCAGACGACAGACCCGCTTCTAAGAAGTCTTTCTTCTATAAGGAAGTGTTCGAATCTCGTAATGCAGGCGACGCCACGGAGGGTGGAAGGTCCTTACCTGCGGAGAGAAAGATGTTCAGGGGGCAGGAGAGGCCCGATGACTTCACCACCTGTGTCAGCCAAGGCATCATGACCTACGCCAACAGCGTGGTGTCTGATATGATGGTCTCCATCATGAAGACGCTGAAGATCCAGGTGAAGGACACGACCATTGCCACCATCCTGCTAAAGAAGGTCCTGATCAGGCACGCCAAAGAGGTGGTCTCGGACCTCATCGACTCCTTCATGAAGAACCTCCACAATGTCACGGGGACCCTCATGACGGACACGGACTTTGTCTCGGCCGTGAAAAGAAGTCTCTTCTCTCACGGAAGCCAGAAAGCCACGGATATCATGGACGCCATGCTGGGTAAGCTCTACACGGTGGTATTCGCCAAGAAACCCCCTGACACTGGCAGCAGAGCCAAGGACAAATCCGAGAGGTATTCGCTGGTCTCCGTGAAAGAGATGGGTGACCCTAAAAACCGAAACATCAACTTTGCCTCGATGAAATCCGAAGGGaaattgagggaaaaaatatGCTCTCATTCACCCAAACCAGAGACGGAGAAGAGCTGTGCCGAAACTCTGGGCGAGCACATCATCAAAGAGGGGCTGACCCTGTGGCataaaagtcagcagaaagaaggaaaatctccAGCTTTCCAGTGTTTACCATTCGCAGCTCCCAACAAACAGTATAAACCTGCGCCAGACATTCTCCTGGGATTTCCTTTCGATCCGTGCAACCTCAGCCCCCCTCTGCAACACTTAGAGAAACCTGAGAATTTTATGTGTGATTCAGACTCCTGGGCCAAGGACCTGATCGTATCTGCCTTGCTTCTGATTCAGTACCACCTGGCCCAGGGAGGAAGCATGGATGCACAGAGCTTCCTTGAAGCTGCTGCCAGCACCAACTTACAGGCCAACAAGTCCCCTGCAGTTTCCGATGAGTCCAGCCTGAAGCCACCTCATGTGGGGGGTGACCaagaagaagcagaaaagaagGATCTAATGAGCGTTTTCTTCAACTTTATCCGGAACTTACTCAGGGAGACCATTTTCAAGAGTAACCGTAGCTCTGATCCCAAGCCAACTAAGGAGGAAGATAGCCCCCAGTGTGAAAGACCTGTAACCCCTTCTCCCATCAAATTCAGTGAAGGGGATGAGGCAGGGGGTACTTTTGCTGGGCTGACCAAGATGGTTGCTAACCAACTAGACGGCCACATGAACGGGCAGATGGTGGAGCATCTGATGGACTCGGTGATGAAGCTGTGTCTCATTATTGCCAAGTCCTGTGACTCTCCCTTGGGAGAACTGGGGGATGACAAGTCTGGGGATGCCAGCAGGCCTGTGTCCGCCTTCCCAGAGAATCTGTATGAGTGTTTACCAACCAAGGGCACAGGGACAGCAGAGACGTTGCTGCAGAACGCCTATCAAGCCATCCACAACGAACTGAGAGGCATGTCAGGACAGCCCCTGGAAGGGTGCACGGCACCCAAGGTGATTGTCAGCAACCACAACCTCACCGATACGGTTCAGAACAAGCAACTGCAAGCCGTACTTCAGTGGGTAGCCGCCTCAGAGCTCAATGTCCCTATTTTGTACTTTGCTGGTGACGATGAAGGAATCCAGGAGAAGGTAAGGAGGCAGAGTCGGGGGGAAGGGTGGAAAGGCTGATTTAGGGGTTAATGAGGGTTTCAagttcttcttctctttctgatggaAGGACAGCCACAAGGAGGGTAGAATGGGGACAGTAAGGATTTGAAGCTCCTGCCTCGTAGCAGAGATAATGGGTCATTAAAATTAGATTTAGCCTAATAAGAGGCATATCCAAGGGGAGACAGataaataagtttcttttttccgCATACGCATATTGATGAGGATGTACAGGTAAGGAACTTCCAAGAGACATGGTGAAAGAATCAGATGAAGGCCTGAGCTCAGGCTGAATTCTGGATGGGACAGCTTGGCCCAAAGAATGAGGAGCAGCAGCTGGGAAACATCCTGGAGATGTGCAGGGGAGGGGCGTGGGGGGAGAAGTGTCTAGATTTATGATCTTTTCAAGCCTGTCATTCCTCTCTTAGCTGGTGATCTAGGAGGTGTTGGGAATTTGAAGGGAAATCCGGTAAATAATACCCCTCTTCCCCTCACCCTAAGTTCTGAATCAGTTGAGAAGTAAGACTAAAAACTAAGGCAGGCAAATCAACTTACTACTTTTATTACTGGTAAAGGTAAGTGTGCCTCTGACTCCTTTTCTTCTCCCAATTTAGGCCTTGGCACTGCTCACTGAAGGGAAATTTGGGGTCCGGGGAACTTCTGTTTCTGTAGTTGCTGCTTCATGCTACTGTGGGGGAATTAAGACCatccccacaacacacacacacacacacacacacacacacacacacttcggGGTTTTGATTATTTCGTCTCACTTGAGAAAAGTGGAAAAATGGCATTTACTAATTAAGTGGGAAGGAGTGGCTCAAGAGTCTGGGATTATTTATAAAAAGTATCCATCCTCTTAGAAAccagaggatgtggaggaagagGCTCTCTCTGTTTAGTAAGTGGTATTACTAACCCTGGTAACTAGGTTACGTGGTTTAGCTGATGTCTGAGACACAGGCCTGTACTGCATCCACATGAGGCCACACACAGCCCAGGGGAGGAACTATGTGATCGGGAGACTTGCTACGCTGGCGGCCTGGGGACCAACGACATTAGCATCATCTGGGTGCTCGTTACGAATGCAGCGTCTCAGGCTCCACTCctgacctgctgaatcagaatcttcacTTTAGCAAAATCCCCAGGTGATTTGTATGCATGTTCCAGTTTGGCACAGAGGATAGAACCTGGGCTTCCAATCCTAGATTTATCCCCGAGTCCTTGCCAAGTTCTGTCTCTTGACAGTTTTTCCAGTCTGTAAAGCAGACGACTATTTTGGCACATAGCAGTCCACAGAGGGGACTATATTCACAAAAGCTTTAGACCAAtgagaaaatctaaaaagaagcATAGCTTTTATGTGTACAGTGTGTGAAAAAGGCTTTGTTCCGATGCTGTCTTTTAAGTCAACACATCACACATCACTTACGtaatactacacacacacacacacacacacacacacacacacacagagtcttaGCCCAAAGTAAAGACtcgtcttttctttctttccttccttccttcctttctttctttcttttaaggctgcaccaccTGCagtacatgaaagttcccaggctaggggtcaagtcggagctgcatctaccggcctacaccacagccacagcaatatcataTCCCagtcatgtcttcaacctacaccaaggctcatggcaacatcacatccttaacccatcaagcaaggccagggattgaacccacatcctcatggatgctagtcgggttcgttactgttgagccacgacaggaactcctcatctgtttTCTTAAACAAAGAGTGGAAGGGAAGGGGGTCAGCACACCCAAACTAATCAGTAGATTTGCATGGAGcatcagagtgtgtgtgtgtgtatacatatatatacacacacatacataatatatatatacacacatacattatatatatatatacacacacattatatatatacacacattttatatatatatatatataactttttttatggccacacctgcagaatatggaggttctcaggctagggttcaagtcagagctgtagctgctggcctatgccacagccacgacaacgtgggatctgagccacatctgcgacctacgccgcagcccaccacaaccccagatccttaactcgctgagtgaggccaggatcaaacctccatcctcatgaatgccagttttgttcataacctgctgtgccagaacGGGAACTTCCAAACATCGGAATATTTTTAAGAGTAATTGGGATGAAGATACATCAAAGAAACTACCTAAAATGAGTTGAAATTTTTTTGGGAAAAGAATTaatgtatgcaaatattttcttgctgATGTTGTGATTGATCCTGGCAACACTGGGTTGCACATGAGCCCACTTCCTTTAATAAACACGTTTGTCTCCATTTTTTAATAGGTCATATGTGCACAGTTCAAAATCCAAAGGCACAAAAAAGATGCATAGTGAAAATTAAGgactttttctcatctttatctCCCATCCTATTGCCCTCCCTGGAGAAAACCATTCTGATCAATTTATTGTTTATCTTTCTAGAAATACACATACAGAAACAAGTAGAAACtcatatatacatctttttaaagtcataaatggtattatatatattctcttctaCAACATATAGagtctttttaatggctgcttatTTATTGTATGAAGGTTCTGAATTTAAAAACCACTCTCCTATGGATGGACATTTCTTTTACCAATATTTTGCAACCATAAGCAACTCTGCGTGCACAGATTCAAGTGTATCTGTATATGTTCTTGTAGATTTGATATATATTCCCTGAATGCCTTTCATAGAGCTTGCACCAGTTTGCACACCTACTCATGGGAGTGCCTCTTTCCCACAGTTTAACCAACAGTCCACGCCAAACTTTTGATCTTTGCCAAGTGTTGCTTTACTTTGCACTTTTATATTAGACGTGAGGGTGAATATCTTTTCAGATGTTTAAGAGCCATTTGAATATCCTTTTTCATGGACAAATTGTAACTGctgtccatttttctgttgagttgttggtctttttcttcttgatctttttcttcttgatctgTGAGTTTTATTTTACAAGGAAATTAGCCTCTGATATTAAGttcaaatttttattatctgtcttttgattgatgttttgtgttgtttcatttttttccctacacaatttttaaaatgtttgtgtagTCAAGTGTGACATTTTACCTTCTATTTTTCCTGgattttgtgtcatattttggaaaacattctCCACTACAAGATATTAACAGAACCtcctcatgttttcttctagtgctGTTAGATGATTTCTAAAAAGATGTTTTAGacattgatccattttgaattcatttttacgTAAGATATGATGTAGGGAAAtgatctcttatttttttccagatagcttcctctgcctttttttctttcctgagttttcTGTTCTATCCATTGAATCATTCATCTGTTCTTACTACTTTAATCCtattttaatagtatatttttttaatagcatgttgttttaATCACTGTAATTCTGTGTTTTGATGTCTAATAGGACTAGCGACTCTTTATTCCTCTGTCTCAGGATTTGCTAAGCTACATTTGTCGGTTTCACCATCAGCCACAGGCAGCCATCAGCCTGCTTCTGAGCACCACAAGTGTGCCTCTCTGACATCCTATAAAACAGTGCTGTAAAACATGTAACATAAGGTTTTCGAGGTTTTCCCGTGCATCAGCAGTTCATTCTTTATATTGGTGAACAGTATTTCATTAGACATGTTTTCCTATCCATTcaccagctgatggacatttgggtgtttCCACTTTTTTGCTGTTATGCATAGGGCTGCTGAGAGCATTCATACAAGTTAGTCTgtgtgtggacatacattttcatttcttttgagtaacAAGGAGTGTAATTGCTGCATCTTTTGGTAAATAGTTTCTTAAGaaacaaactgttttccaaaatggctgtaccattCTACATCCCTCCTGGCAATTGACATCGGTGTCAGTGTCTACATTCTCATCAGTatcattctttttgaaaaaaaagatcGCTGTTAAAATGGTTTCTGACTGTGGATTTAATTTGACATACACACATTAAATTGACTGaagatgttgaatatctttttatgtgctcaCTAGCCATTCATGTATATCCTTTGGCAAGTTGTCTCTGTAAATCCTTTGCCTATATTTTGCCTGGGTTTTTATAAAATTACAACAATTCTTTATGtcttctggatacaagtcctttatcagatatatatgatttataaatattttctctcagtctctaGCTTGTCCTTTTACTTAATGGAGTGtttcacagagcaaaagtttttaatgagGACGTCTAATTTATCACTTTCTGCTTTTATTGCTTGTaattttgatgtcatatctaatAAATCTTTGCCTAACCCCGTGGTTCTCAACTGGAGGCAGTTTTGCCCCCAAGGGACAATTGGCCAATGTCCGGAGACACATTTTGCTGTCACAACTAGGAAGGGGGTGCTACTAGAGTCTACTGGGGAGAGAacagggatgctgctgaacacCCTGCAGTGCACAGGACGGCCCCCAGCAAAGGGTTATCTGTCCAGAAGGTCGATAGTCCTGGACTGAGAAACCCTGACCTAGTagccaaggtcatgaagatttccTCCTTTATCTTCTAAATTATAGTTTCAAccaccccccccaccttttttttttttttttttttgctttttagggccgaattcgtggcacatggaggttcccaggctagggaactatagatgccagccacaaccacagccacagcaacacaggagccaagccgtgtctgcgacctacacccagctcatggcaatgccagatccttaacccactgagtgaggccagagatcaaacctgaaacctcatggttcctagtcagattcctttccactgtgccacaatgggaactccgtaaaaaCATATTCCGCAGTACTGAGGCAAATCATTTAGAGTTTATACTGAGATTTTTACTGTTTCTGTTGTTCTTTGTTCATTCCTGATGTTCCCAGTTTCCTTCCAATACCATTTATCTTTTGTCTGAAGAACCGGGCAttgagttcttttattttttttttaattttttttttttttttttgtcttttgtcttttttgtctttttgctgctgttgttgttgttgttgctatttcttgggccgctccctcggcatatggaggttcccaggccaggggttgaatcggagctgtagccaccggcctacgccagagccacagcaacgcaggatccgtgccgcgtctgcaacctacaccacagctcacggcaacgccggatcgttaacccactgagcaagggcagggactgaacccgcaacctcatggttcctagtcggattcgttaaccactgcgccacgacgggaactcccgagttcTTTTAATTTAATCTGAGTCTTTCTTCATTTGTCCTTTATTCCTAAAGTATATTTTCTGGGCATAGAATTATGGTTTGACAGCTACTTTCTTTTAATGCTTAAAAATGTTGTTTtgaggttccctggtggcatggcaggttaaggatccagcattttcactgctctgcctcaagttgctgctgtggcatgggttcagtccttggccctggaacttccacagtTGAGGGTGcaactaaaaaaaagagaaaaatgttgtttcacctcctccatcctctgtggtttctgatgagaaatctgcagTCATTTGAATTGTTATTCTCttataaataatgtaatatttttctccagcttttagatttttttttcttttcctttagttttcaGCAATTTGATTATGACAGGTCTCAGACGGGTTCATTTGATTATGAACTTTCTTTGGGTTCATTTTATTTCAGGTTCACTGAGCTTCTTGAATTTGTCCATCTGTCTTTTGGCAAATTGGGGAATCTTTcatctattatttcttcaagttgTTTCTGAACCagcctttttctcctttccttctgggatTCTGGAGACATA
Above is a window of Sus scrofa isolate TJ Tabasco breed Duroc chromosome 5, Sscrofa11.1, whole genome shotgun sequence DNA encoding:
- the AKAP3 gene encoding A-kinase anchor protein 3 isoform X9: MSFRRRKCTLLGMDSTPAMSDRVDWLQSQNGVCKVDVYSPGDSQAQDWKMSDESLSIFKEASTDPIRVLSWLRRDLEKSTAGFQDVRFKPGESSFGGEMVNWTDPHKGFCVDYYNTTAKGNPGRLHFEMTHRENPSQGPSAQVGNGSSVDEVSFYANRLTNLVIAMARKEINERIDGFEKKCVHQSVYLGEEPAPNKSLSKVASELVNETVSTCSNNATSDKTPGSGDRASGSSQNAPNLKYKSTLKIKESTKGSRGPDDRPASKKSFFYKEVFESRNAGDATEGGRSLPAERKMFRGQERPDDFTTCVSQGIMTYANSVVSDMMVSIMKTLKIQVKDTTIATILLKKVLIRHAKEVVSDLIDSFMKNLHNVTGTLMTDTDFVSAVKRSLFSHGSQKATDIMDAMLGKLYTVVFAKKPPDTGSRAKDKSERYSLVSVKEMGDPKNRNINFASMKSEGKLREKICSHSPKPETEKSCAETLGEHIIKEGLTLWHKSQQKEGKSPAFQCLPFAAPNKQYKPAPDILLGFPFDPCNLSPPLQHLEKPENFMCDSDSWAKDLIVSALLLIQYHLAQGGSMDAQSFLEAAASTNLQANKSPAVSDESSLKPPHVGGDQEEAEKKDLMSVFFNFIRNLLRETIFKSNRSSDPKPTKEEDSPQCERPVTPSPIKFSEGDEAGGTFAGLTKMVANQLDGHMNGQMVEHLMDSVMKLCLIIAKSCDSPLGELGDDKSGDASRPVSAFPENLYECLPTKGTGTAETLLQNAYQAIHNELRGMSGQPLEGCTAPKVIVSNHNLTDTVQNKQLQAVLQWVAASELNVPILYFAGDDEGIQEKVH
- the AKAP3 gene encoding A-kinase anchor protein 3 isoform X1 gives rise to the protein MSFRRRKCTLLGMDSTPAMSDRVDWLQSQNGVCKVDVYSPGDSQAQDWKMSDESLSIFKEASTDPIRVLSWLRRDLEKSTAGFQDVRFKPGESSFGGEMVNWTDPHKGFCVDYYNTTAKGNPGRLHFEMTHRENPSQGPSAQVGNGSSVDEVSFYANRLTNLVIAMARKEINERIDGFEKKCVHQSVYLGEEPAPNKSLSKVASELVNETVSTCSNNATSDKTPGSGDRASGSSQNAPNLKYKSTLKIKESTKGSRGPDDRPASKKSFFYKEVFESRNAGDATEGGRSLPAERKMFRGQERPDDFTTCVSQGIMTYANSVVSDMMVSIMKTLKIQVKDTTIATILLKKVLIRHAKEVVSDLIDSFMKNLHNVTGTLMTDTDFVSAVKRSLFSHGSQKATDIMDAMLGKLYTVVFAKKPPDTGSRAKDKSERYSLVSVKEMGDPKNRNINFASMKSEGKLREKICSHSPKPETEKSCAETLGEHIIKEGLTLWHKSQQKEGKSPAFQCLPFAAPNKQYKPAPDILLGFPFDPCNLSPPLQHLEKPENFMCDSDSWAKDLIVSALLLIQYHLAQGGSMDAQSFLEAAASTNLQANKSPAVSDESSLKPPHVGGDQEEAEKKDLMSVFFNFIRNLLRETIFKSNRSSDPKPTKEEDSPQCERPVTPSPIKFSEGDEAGGTFAGLTKMVANQLDGHMNGQMVEHLMDSVMKLCLIIAKSCDSPLGELGDDKSGDASRPVSAFPENLYECLPTKGTGTAETLLQNAYQAIHNELRGMSGQPLEGCTAPKVIVSNHNLTDTVQNKQLQAVLQWVAASELNVPILYFAGDDEGIQEKLLQLSAAAVDKGRSVGEVLQSVLRYEKERQLDEAVGNVTRLQLLDWLMVNL
- the AKAP3 gene encoding A-kinase anchor protein 3 isoform X4, which translates into the protein MSDRVDWLQSQNGVCKVDVYSPGDSQAQDWKMSDESLSIFKEASTDPIRVLSWLRRDLEKSTAGFQDVRFKPGESSFGGEMVNWTDPHKGFCVDYYNTTAKGNPGRLHFEMTHRENPSQGPSAQVGNGSSVDEVSFYANRLTNLVIAMARKEINERIDGFEKKCVHQSVYLGEEPAPNKSLSKVASELVNETVSTCSNNATSDKTPGSGDRASGSSQNAPNLKYKSTLKIKESTKGSRGPDDRPASKKSFFYKEVFESRNAGDATEGGRSLPAERKMFRGQERPDDFTTCVSQGIMTYANSVVSDMMVSIMKTLKIQVKDTTIATILLKKVLIRHAKEVVSDLIDSFMKNLHNVTGTLMTDTDFVSAVKRSLFSHGSQKATDIMDAMLGKLYTVVFAKKPPDTGSRAKDKSERYSLVSVKEMGDPKNRNINFASMKSEGKLREKICSHSPKPETEKSCAETLGEHIIKEGLTLWHKSQQKEGKSPAFQCLPFAAPNKQYKPAPDILLGFPFDPCNLSPPLQHLEKPENFMCDSDSWAKDLIVSALLLIQYHLAQGGSMDAQSFLEAAASTNLQANKSPAVSDESSLKPPHVGGDQEEAEKKDLMSVFFNFIRNLLRETIFKSNRSSDPKPTKEEDSPQCERPVTPSPIKFSEGDEAGGTFAGLTKMVANQLDGHMNGQMVEHLMDSVMKLCLIIAKSCDSPLGELGDDKSGDASRPVSAFPENLYECLPTKGTGTAETLLQNAYQAIHNELRGMSGQPLEGCTAPKVIVSNHNLTDTVQNKQLQAVLQWVAASELNVPILYFAGDDEGIQEKLLQLSAAAVDKGRSVGEVLQSVLRYEKERQLDEAVGNVTRLQLLDWLMVNL
- the AKAP3 gene encoding A-kinase anchor protein 3 isoform X6; the protein is MSFRRRKCTLLGMDSTPASDESLSIFKEASTDPIRVLSWLRRDLEKSTAGFQDVRFKPGESSFGGEMVNWTDPHKGFCVDYYNTTAKGNPGRLHFEMTHRENPSQGPSAQVGNGSSVDEVSFYANRLTNLVIAMARKEINERIDGFEKKCVHQSVYLGEEPAPNKSLSKVASELVNETVSTCSNNATSDKTPGSGDRASGSSQNAPNLKYKSTLKIKESTKGSRGPDDRPASKKSFFYKEVFESRNAGDATEGGRSLPAERKMFRGQERPDDFTTCVSQGIMTYANSVVSDMMVSIMKTLKIQVKDTTIATILLKKVLIRHAKEVVSDLIDSFMKNLHNVTGTLMTDTDFVSAVKRSLFSHGSQKATDIMDAMLGKLYTVVFAKKPPDTGSRAKDKSERYSLVSVKEMGDPKNRNINFASMKSEGKLREKICSHSPKPETEKSCAETLGEHIIKEGLTLWHKSQQKEGKSPAFQCLPFAAPNKQYKPAPDILLGFPFDPCNLSPPLQHLEKPENFMCDSDSWAKDLIVSALLLIQYHLAQGGSMDAQSFLEAAASTNLQANKSPAVSDESSLKPPHVGGDQEEAEKKDLMSVFFNFIRNLLRETIFKSNRSSDPKPTKEEDSPQCERPVTPSPIKFSEGDEAGGTFAGLTKMVANQLDGHMNGQMVEHLMDSVMKLCLIIAKSCDSPLGELGDDKSGDASRPVSAFPENLYECLPTKGTGTAETLLQNAYQAIHNELRGMSGQPLEGCTAPKVIVSNHNLTDTVQNKQLQAVLQWVAASELNVPILYFAGDDEGIQEKLLQLSAAAVDKGRSVGEVLQSVLRYEKERQLDEAVGNVTRLQLLDWLMVNL